One region of Deltaproteobacteria bacterium genomic DNA includes:
- a CDS encoding secondary thiamine-phosphate synthase enzyme YjbQ, translated as MKSYRKELWFHVPTRRAFLNITGQVEECLRESGITEGLCLVNAMHITASVFINDDEPGLHADYEEWLEMLAPHAPVSRYRHNLTGEDNGDAHLKRQVMGREVVVAVTGGRLDFGPWEQIFYGEFDGGRKKRVLVKIIGE; from the coding sequence ATGAAAAGCTACCGAAAAGAACTCTGGTTTCACGTCCCCACAAGGAGGGCATTTCTGAACATAACAGGCCAGGTGGAGGAGTGCCTTAGAGAAAGCGGCATCACGGAAGGCCTCTGCCTCGTGAACGCCATGCACATCACGGCCTCGGTCTTCATCAACGACGACGAGCCAGGCCTTCACGCCGACTACGAAGAATGGCTCGAGATGCTCGCCCCTCACGCACCCGTCTCGCGCTACCGACACAATCTCACCGGAGAAGACAACGGGGACGCCCATCTAAAGAGGCAGGTCATGGGACGGGAGGTGGTAGTGGCTGTCACAGGCGGGAGACTTGATTTCGGCCCGTGGGAACAGATCTTTTACGGGGAATTCGACGGCGGCAGGAAAAAACGGGTCCTTGTCAAAATCATCGGAGAATAA
- the lon gene encoding endopeptidase La, which yields MTAHFMQPEESIKLTDIPSELPILPLRNTVAYPFTVLPLAIGIARSVRLIEDALEKDRLIGLVAMKDPEIQEPIAGQVYETGTVALIQRVARTPDNALQVVVQGIERFRVESWLDPSPYLRGRITLAPDTVEEGVELDALKRSLVDLAREVMSLLPNVPREFGAFLDKVRDPRFLAYLVASNARLDVSEGQMILEADSIKEKLRMLVSHLGREREVLTLEQKIESEAREEMDKAQREYFLRQQLKAIRKELGEYEEGQDVADEYRRKLDEAGLPEEARKEAERELRRLEGLSPQAAEYSVIKTYLDWLVELPWNVVDRERLDIAHARAVLDEDHYDLDEVKDRIIEYLAVRKLIADRGADRKTAAKQEGAMGAILCFVGPPGVGKTSLGQGIARALERKFTRMSLGGMRDEAEIRGHRRTYIGAMPGRIIQAIKRAGTRNPVFMLDEVDKVGKDWRGDPSSALLEVLDPAQNHAFRDHYLDVDFDLSDVIFIATANQLETIPEPLKDRMEIIQLDGYTEHEKLHIARTYLVPRQVCANGLDPGEIEFQDDAIRKIIQDYTRESGVRDLERQIGSICRKTAVRIAEGGPSGVMVVTPEKVREFLKRERFFSEVSEKMEIPGISTGLAVTATGGDILFIEATRMKGKGGLTLTGQLGDVMRESAQIAYSYVRSKAAELGIDPDVFEGMDIHVHVPAGAIPKDGPSAGVAMVCAIASLLSGRPVRYTVGMTGEITLRGRVLPVGGVKMKVLAAHRGGLSTVILPRRNERDLDDLPEDVRGALRFIPVDTIDEVLDAALVS from the coding sequence ATGACCGCCCATTTCATGCAGCCAGAAGAATCCATCAAACTCACGGACATCCCGTCCGAGCTTCCCATACTTCCACTTCGAAACACGGTGGCCTATCCCTTCACTGTCCTTCCCCTTGCCATAGGCATCGCCCGATCAGTCCGGCTCATCGAGGATGCCCTCGAAAAGGACAGACTCATCGGGCTCGTGGCCATGAAGGACCCCGAGATCCAGGAGCCCATTGCCGGACAGGTCTACGAGACCGGAACCGTGGCGCTCATCCAGCGGGTCGCCCGGACCCCGGATAACGCCCTTCAGGTGGTCGTCCAGGGGATCGAGCGCTTTCGAGTCGAGTCCTGGCTCGATCCCTCTCCGTACCTCAGAGGGCGGATCACCCTTGCCCCTGACACAGTGGAGGAAGGCGTGGAGCTGGACGCCCTGAAGAGGAGCCTTGTCGATCTTGCCCGCGAGGTGATGTCCCTCCTGCCCAATGTCCCCAGGGAATTCGGGGCCTTTCTCGACAAGGTGAGGGACCCCAGGTTTCTTGCCTATCTCGTTGCATCGAATGCCAGGCTCGATGTCTCCGAAGGGCAGATGATCCTTGAGGCGGACTCCATCAAGGAGAAACTCCGCATGCTCGTCTCCCATCTTGGCAGGGAGCGGGAGGTCCTCACCCTTGAACAGAAGATCGAGAGCGAGGCCAGGGAGGAGATGGACAAGGCCCAGAGGGAGTATTTTCTCCGTCAGCAGCTCAAGGCCATTCGCAAGGAACTCGGAGAATACGAGGAAGGTCAGGACGTAGCCGACGAGTATCGCCGCAAGCTCGACGAGGCCGGACTCCCGGAGGAGGCCCGAAAGGAGGCGGAGAGAGAACTCAGGCGCCTCGAGGGGCTTTCCCCCCAGGCAGCAGAGTATTCTGTCATCAAGACCTATCTCGACTGGCTCGTCGAGCTCCCCTGGAACGTCGTAGACCGCGAACGGCTGGATATCGCCCATGCCCGTGCCGTCTTGGACGAGGATCACTATGATCTCGACGAGGTGAAGGATCGGATCATCGAATACCTCGCTGTGAGAAAGCTCATAGCCGATCGAGGGGCCGACCGGAAAACTGCAGCCAAGCAAGAGGGGGCCATGGGCGCGATCCTCTGTTTCGTAGGCCCTCCAGGGGTGGGAAAGACGAGCCTCGGGCAGGGCATCGCCCGGGCGCTCGAAAGGAAATTCACCAGAATGAGCCTTGGGGGCATGCGGGACGAGGCCGAGATCCGGGGACACCGACGGACTTACATCGGGGCCATGCCAGGCCGCATCATCCAGGCCATCAAGCGGGCCGGGACAAGAAACCCGGTCTTCATGCTCGATGAGGTGGACAAGGTGGGTAAAGACTGGCGGGGAGATCCTTCGAGCGCCCTCCTCGAGGTCCTGGACCCGGCCCAGAATCACGCCTTTCGGGACCACTACCTCGATGTGGATTTCGACCTGAGCGACGTCATCTTCATCGCGACCGCAAACCAGCTCGAGACCATTCCCGAGCCCCTGAAGGACCGGATGGAGATCATACAGCTCGACGGATACACGGAGCACGAGAAACTCCACATAGCCAGGACCTATCTTGTCCCCCGCCAAGTCTGTGCCAACGGTCTCGATCCCGGTGAGATCGAGTTTCAGGACGATGCCATTCGAAAGATCATCCAGGACTACACGCGCGAGTCCGGGGTCAGGGACCTGGAGCGCCAGATCGGTTCGATCTGCCGCAAGACGGCGGTGCGTATCGCAGAAGGAGGCCCGTCTGGGGTCATGGTGGTGACTCCGGAAAAGGTGCGGGAATTTCTCAAAAGGGAGCGTTTCTTTTCAGAGGTTTCGGAAAAGATGGAGATCCCAGGCATCTCGACCGGGCTCGCGGTGACCGCTACCGGCGGGGACATCCTTTTCATCGAGGCCACCCGAATGAAGGGAAAGGGCGGGCTCACCCTCACCGGCCAACTCGGGGACGTCATGCGGGAAAGTGCCCAGATCGCCTACAGTTATGTGCGATCCAAGGCGGCGGAACTGGGGATCGATCCTGACGTCTTCGAGGGGATGGACATCCATGTCCACGTACCTGCGGGCGCCATTCCCAAGGACGGCCCGTCAGCAGGGGTGGCCATGGTCTGCGCCATTGCAAGCCTCCTGTCCGGTCGCCCGGTGCGCTACACCGTGGGGATGACCGGGGAGATCACCCTGCGGGGCAGGGTCCTTCCTGTAGGAGGCGTCAAGATGAAGGTCCTCGCAGCGCACCGTGGAGGGCTTTCGACCGTTATCCTGCCCAGGAGAAATGAAAGGGACCTGGACGACCTGCCGGAAGACGTGCGGGGCGCGCTCCGTTTCATCCCGGTGGACACCATAGACGAGGTCTTGGACGCGGCCCTTGTGTCCTGA